The Bacteroidia bacterium DNA segment AAATATTGGATGGAAAAGTGAATGAAATCCGCCAAAATTACAAGCAAAATATTTTTGAAATTGAATTTACTGGCAATATGATTGGCTTTACCAACGCGTTGTGGGGAGGTTTTGAACTTGTCGACAAACAAGAAAAAGAAGGTATTTCGAAAGCAAAAGTAAAATTGATTGGAAAAAGCACATCGAATGATTTATTGCAAGCCGTGTTGCCAAGTGCTAAGATACTGGGCTTCCGCGAAATTATCCCCAGCATGAGCGATGTTTTTATTGCCAATGTAAGTGCTAAAGCAGACGTTTCACAAGCAACAGGACTAACCGAATAATTTTTCTGAGATGAATAAAATACTTCTTATCATACAACGCGAATACCTCACACGAGTTAAGAAAAAGTCGTTTATTATTATGACTTTGTTAGGACCCATTTTAACGGCGGGTGTTTTTATTGTGCCGGTTTTATTGGCTTCTCAAAAGCAAGAAAAACAAAAGATAGAAGTGATTGATGACAGTTTTTTGTTTGTCGATAACATTCAAGGAAATGACAATATCAATTTTGACTATCCGCCTGTTTCTATCGAACAAGCACGCCAAGGTTTTTACAATACCAATTACGCAGCCATTTTATACATCCCGAAAGATGTGATAGACGGGCACGTTCCGGTGAGTTTATTTTATAAAAAAGAACCTGGTACAGGAACGGAAGATTATATTAAAAGCAGTATCGACAAAACTATTTTCAGTTTAAAATTGAGAAAAAATAATATCAATCAAGACGAAATTGAAAATGCAAAAACATCTGTTGATTTGCTCACTATACAACAATCCGAATCAGGCAAAGCGGTTAAAACAAATACCGGTTTGTTTATGGGAATTGGTTATGCGGCGGGAATGCTTATTTATTTTTTTATTTTTCTTTACGGAGTTCAAGTAATGTCGGGCGTTGTAGAAGAAAAAACAAGTCGCATTATCGAAGTAATTATTTCTTCTGTAAAACCTTTTCAACTGATGATGGGAAAAATTATCGGCGTGGCATTGGTAGGATTAACACAGTTTATTCTATGGGTAGTCTTGAGTTTTGGAATTTATTCTTACGCACAATCAACCGTTCTCAGTAAAATAAATCAAGATTATCAAACGGAAACCCAACAACAACAACAAGTATTTAAAAAAGGGTCTGATTTGAAAACCATTGCTGCCAACAAAACACATTTACCAAATCAATTGAATAGCATTTTGGACGGACTCGATTCCATCAATATTACGGATATTGTATTGTGCTTTTTATTTTATTTCCTTGGCGGATATTTATTGTACAGTGCCTTGTTTGCTGCTGTTGGTGCAGCTATTGATAGCGAAGCAGACAAACAGCAATTCATGATGCCGATTACATTGCCACTTATTTTTTCCATTGTGATGGCGTCTACCGTCGTGCAAAATCCAAATAGTTCCATCTCTTTTTGGCTCTCCATGATTCCGTTTACCTCGCCGATAATTATGATGGTTCGTTTGCCTTTTGGAGTCCCAATGTGGCAAGTAGGGCTTTCCATGACATGTTTAGTTGCCGGATTTATTTTTACAACTTGGCTTGCTGGAAGAATTTACCGCATCGGAATTTTGATGTATGGAAAAAAAATTACCTACGGAGAACTCTGGAAATGGCTTTTCTACAAAGGTTAATTTTTTGAGTAATCTTTTTTTCATCTGTCAAAAAAATAATTTTTCATGCGCATTGCCATCATCGATTTAGGCACCAATACGTTTAATTTGCTCATCGCGGAAATTTTTCCCGATGGACACAAAAGAATATTCAATACTAAAGTTTCTGTCAAATTAGGCGAAGGTGCCATTAATAAAGGCTTTATCGCAGCCGTTCCTTTTCAGCGCGGCATTATTGCTTTAATCGAATACAAAAAAATAATTTTAGAACATCGCGTTGAAAAAATAATTTCCATCGCTACTTCTGCCATCCGAAGCGCTTCTAACGGAAAAGAATTTATTCAAGAAGCAAAAAAAAATGCAGGCATTGATATTGAAATGATTTCTGGCGATCGCGAAGCAGAATTAATTTATTACGGCACACGCAAAGCCTTGAACATTGGCAATAGCAACGCTTTGATTATGGACATTGGCGGAGGTAGTACCGAATTTATCATCGCCAACAACGAAAAAATAGTTTGGAAAAAAAGTTTTTTGCTCGGTGCTGCACGCTTGCTCGAAAAATTTTCTCCATCAGAACCTATTTCTAAAAAAGAAATTTTAGAACTCGAAAATTATTTAAGAGCGGAACTTTTTGATTTGGAAATGGCTCTGAAAAAATTCCCTGTGGCTGAATTAATAGGTTCTTCGGGCGTGTTCGATACCTTTGCTGAAATGTGTGTTCTTCAATTTCATCCAAAAATTTTATTGCACGAACATACCGAATATATTTTTGATTTGAATGAGTTTGAGAAAATCCATCAACAAATTATTCGTTCTACAAAAGAAGAGCGTCATTGCACTCCGGGGCTCATTGAAATGCGTGTGGATATGGTCGTCATCTCCAGCATTTTTGTAAATTTAATTTTGAAAAATTTCTTTTTGAAAAAAATGCGACTCTCCGCCTACGCTTTAAAAGAAGGCGTTTTATGGGAAATTCTTCATACAAAAACACTTTAAAAAAATATTTTTTCGATGGCAAAAATTTTAATTATTGACGATGAAAAAAGTATTCGCAAAGCATTGCGAGATATTTTAGAATACGAGAAATACAAAGTAGACGATGCCGCTGATGGCGCGGAAGGACTTGTCTTTTTTGAGAAAGAAAAATACGATGTTATCTTGTGCGACATTAAAATGCCGAAAATGGATGGCATGGAAGTACTTCAAAAAATAACAGCTCTTAATAACGATGTTCCAGTGGTGATGATTTCTGGACACGGAAATATTGAAACTGCAGTGGAAGCCGTAAAAAAAGGAGCATTTGATTTTATCGAAAAACCGCTTGATCTCAATCGTTTGTTAGTAACTATCCGCAATGCGCTGGACAAATCTACACTCGTAACGGAAACAAAAGTATTGAAGAAAAAAATTTCTAAAACTTTTGATATGATTGGCGAATCGAAAGGTATTTCGCAAATAAAGGAAATGATTGAACGTGTAGCTCCGACCGATGCGCGCGTATTAATAACAGGAGGAAACGGGACGGGAAAAGAATTGGTGGCGCGTTGGTTGCACGAAAAAAGCACTCGCGCTGCTGCACCTTTAATAGAAGTAAATTGTGCCGCTATTCCAAGCGAATTGATTGAAAGCGAATTATTCGGACACGAAAAAGGTGCCTTTACTTCTGCCATTAATCAACGAAAAGGAAAATTTGAACAAGCGGAAGGCGGAACACTTTTCTTAGATGAAATTGGCGATATGAGTCTTTCTGCACAAGCAAAAGTATTGCGCGCATTGCAAGAAAATAAAATTGCGCGTGTAGGTGGCGACAAAGAAATAAAAGTGAATGTGCGCGTGATTGCCGCTACCAACAAGGATTTGAAAAAAGAAATTGCTAACGGAAATTTTCGTGAAGATTTATACCATCGCCTCAGCGTCATTTTAATTCATGTGCCTTCCTTGAACGATAGAAAGGATGATATTCCTTTGTTGGCAGAACATTTTTTAAAATTAATTTGCGAAGATTATCGGATGCCACAAAAAAATTTCTCGAAAGAAGCCATCAAAGAATTGCAAAAAATAAATTGGACAGGAAATATTCGAGAGTTCAGAAATGTGGTGGAACGCTTAATTATATTGTGCGATAAAACTATTACGGATAAAGACATTTCGTCTTACGCGCGACCTTTAAATGCGAATTAAAAAAGGGCTTTGAAAAATTAATTTTTCAAAACCCTTTTTTATGAAAAAATTTCAAGAGCGTTTTTTACAAATACATTTCTTTTAAAAAATTCAAATGATGAATTTCGTGTGCCGGAATAAAATACATCATGGCAAGTGTCGTAACTTCATTTCCACTTGCAAGTCCCTTTCGTTGCAGCATTTCATCTGTAAAAGATGAAAATAAAGCGATGTTTGATTTTCGAACAAGTATAAATTCGCTCAATAAATTTTTGATATTTTGAGAACTGAAATTGGCATTGGCAACAAACGCATTGTCATCAAATCCTTCCATATTTTTCTTGTCGTTTCGTGCAATGCGAAGTGCTCGATAAGCCATTATTCTCTCGGTGTCAGTAATGTGTCCGATGACTTCTTTTACTGTCCATTTGTCAGGGGCATAACGGAAATCTTCTTTTTCAACAGGAATTTTTTTTACAAATTCTTCCATCAAAAAAATATTTTTCTCCATCACTTTTAACGGATCTTTTTCCGGAATAAGCTGAACGTATTTTTCAAAATACGGAGGATAATCTCCTGCTTGCAGTTGAATCATTTTCTTATTTTTAAGCTCCGTTTTTACGAACAGTTTGTGGTTTTACTTTCGAAGAACTTGTTTTTACACGACTTGTTTCTTTCGATTTTACTTTCGGAATAACGATTTTTGATTTTTCTTCCAAAGCTGCTTTTACGTCCACGCCTTCTTTATCGCTTTCTTTTTTCTCTTCTTCTTTTTTCAGCCAACCGCTTTTTTGAAGAATATTATACCATTGAATCACTTTGCGAATGTCAGAAATATGCACACGTTCTTGATCATAATTTGGAAGTGCTTCCAAAAAATATTTTTTCAGATCTGCTTCAGCAGCTTTGTGTTCAATGGCTGCACCGAGTTTTTCTTTGTCTGCAATTTTAGTAAATACTTCTTTCAAAGGGATATCATCACCAGTAGAAAAAACACTAATTTCCTCCAAGCCACTGATTTTATAATTTGAATATGCAGGAATCCTTTTTTTATCCACCAACGATTCAACTATGATTCCATTTTTTGATTGAGCCACTACTTTGTAAAGTCCGCTCATTCCACCAATTGAGATTATTCCGCTTAAATCCATTTTTAATTTTTTAGTTTGTACAAATGTAAAAAAAAAGCATTTAGTATGTTGAAATTAGTCGTTTGAAAAATTATTTTTTCGAATGCCTTTTTATTCAATTGATTTCATACATTTTTCCCGGTAAGGATTTTACCATTCCAGAAAACTCCAAATGAAGCAACAGCGCGGAAACTTTGCTCATCGGCATTTGCGTGTTAAAGCAAATATCGTCAATTCCCACACTTCCTTTTTCCTTCAGAATAGTGAAAATATGTTCTTCTTCTTTACTAAGATTTTTAAACATGGCAGTTTGTTTCGGAATTTTTTTTGCAGGATTTTCTTCCCAACCCATCAAATACAAAATATCTTGCGCCGATTGTACCAAAGCCGCTTTGTTATTACGAATCAAAAAATTACATCCTTCTGAAAATTCATCGCCCACTCTTCCCGGAACGGCGAAAACATCGCGATTATAGGTATTTGCAATGTCTGCAGTAATCAGCGAACCGCCGCCTTTCGCGGATTCTACCACCAATACAGCATCCGCCATACCTGCAACAATGCGGTTACGACTCGGAAAATGCTCTCTATCGGGGTTGGTGCCGCTCGGGAATTCCGTGAGTAAAGCGCCGCTACTCAATATTTTTTTAGCGAGATTTTTATGCGCCGCTGGATACACTCTGTCCAAGCCATGCGCAAATACACCAACGGTGTCCAAATTATTTGCGAGTGCTGCTTTGTGTGCGCAGCCATCAATTCCGTGTGCCAAGCCGCTTACAATTAAAACGTCGTAAGGCGCTAATGTTTCTACCATTTGTTCGCAGATTTTTTTGCCGTATTCGGTGGCTCTGCGCGTACCTACAATACTCAAAACTTTGGAGGTATTTAATTCCGCATTGCCTTTGTAATAAAGCAAAATCGGACTATCCTGACAATGTTTTAAACGTTGCGGAAAATTATCTTCGAGAAAAAAAATAGGAGTAATTTCATTTTGCTGAATGAATACCATTTCTTCGTCTGCCTTTTTCAAGGCATCGTTCTGAATAATAGAATTGGCAACAGTCTCACCAATCCCTGGGATTTTCAATAAAAGCGATTTTTTCTCTTTAAAAATTGCTTCCGGACTACCACAATAAGCAATCAAACTCTTCGCGCGCGTGCCGCCAATATTGGGTAAAAAGGTAACGGCAATTTGATATTTTGTTTCTTCGTCCATACATAAAAGACGATTTTTTTAAGTGTTGATATGCTTTTTCCTATTCTCTGATAAATCGTCCACCCAACTAACTTTATTTCTCATGGTTCTATTGTGGTAGCAAAAATATTTTTTTGCAAAAGGATATTTTCTATGTCAATTACATCCTACCTTTTCAGGTTATCGTTGGCTCTGTTTATTTAAACGGAAGTTCGATTATAATGTAGATGCCAAGTGTTTACTTATTTTTTCAACACTGAAAAATTATTTTTGGAAGAAATGATTTTGTGTGGACAAAAAAGATGTTCTACAAATAAAATCAGCGCAGTTTTTGAGAACGTAATATTAATGGGATTTCTATTGAGATTTTTGTTTGTAGAATATTGAACAAATTAAAACTGTCAGTAAACATAAAAGTCCATATCCAGTGACATACAGAATATCACATGCGCAAAAATATGCAATAGTTTTGTCGCCTGAATATTCCTTAAAAAAATTCCAATTATAAAATATATTTATAAGGTAAATGATAAAAACCGCTACGCTAGTTAGAATTTGGATTCGCGTTGCTTTGGGCGAACACAATTTAAGAAAATCCTTAAAGATGTAAAAAAACAAAAGGCTAATTAGTATTGATAAATACCACATGTTTTTTAATTTGTCTGTTTATTTTGCCGATACGAATAAAAATTCTGCATTAAATTAAATCCAGCCTTTTTCAAAAATATCTTTCGTGTGATAGGAAATAATAATATCCGCACCAGCTCTGGCAAAGGCGTACATATTTTCCATCACCATTTTTTGTTCGTCAATCCAACCTTTTTGGGCAGCAGCTTTTAGCATCGAATATTCTCCCGAAACATTGTAACAAGCCAAAGGAAGCAACGTGTTTCTGCGAATGTCCGCAATCACATCTAAATAAGCCAAAGCCGGTTTCACCATTAAAATATCCGCACCTTCGTTTTCGTCTAATAAAGATTCTTTCAAGGCTTCACGCCCATTTCTGAAATCCATTTGATACGATTTTCGATCGCCTTTTTGTGGAGAAGAATCCGCGGCTTCACGAAACGGACCATAATAAGCAGAAGCAAATTTGG contains these protein-coding regions:
- a CDS encoding DUF5606 domain-containing protein yields the protein MDLSGIISIGGMSGLYKVVAQSKNGIIVESLVDKKRIPAYSNYKISGLEEISVFSTGDDIPLKEVFTKIADKEKLGAAIEHKAAEADLKKYFLEALPNYDQERVHISDIRKVIQWYNILQKSGWLKKEEEKKESDKEGVDVKAALEEKSKIVIPKVKSKETSRVKTSSSKVKPQTVRKNGA
- a CDS encoding DinB family protein, whose amino-acid sequence is MIQLQAGDYPPYFEKYVQLIPEKDPLKVMEKNIFLMEEFVKKIPVEKEDFRYAPDKWTVKEVIGHITDTERIMAYRALRIARNDKKNMEGFDDNAFVANANFSSQNIKNLLSEFILVRKSNIALFSSFTDEMLQRKGLASGNEVTTLAMMYFIPAHEIHHLNFLKEMYL
- a CDS encoding sigma-54 dependent transcriptional regulator, which codes for MAKILIIDDEKSIRKALRDILEYEKYKVDDAADGAEGLVFFEKEKYDVILCDIKMPKMDGMEVLQKITALNNDVPVVMISGHGNIETAVEAVKKGAFDFIEKPLDLNRLLVTIRNALDKSTLVTETKVLKKKISKTFDMIGESKGISQIKEMIERVAPTDARVLITGGNGTGKELVARWLHEKSTRAAAPLIEVNCAAIPSELIESELFGHEKGAFTSAINQRKGKFEQAEGGTLFLDEIGDMSLSAQAKVLRALQENKIARVGGDKEIKVNVRVIAATNKDLKKEIANGNFREDLYHRLSVILIHVPSLNDRKDDIPLLAEHFLKLICEDYRMPQKNFSKEAIKELQKINWTGNIREFRNVVERLIILCDKTITDKDISSYARPLNAN
- the dprA gene encoding DNA-processing protein DprA, which translates into the protein MDEETKYQIAVTFLPNIGGTRAKSLIAYCGSPEAIFKEKKSLLLKIPGIGETVANSIIQNDALKKADEEMVFIQQNEITPIFFLEDNFPQRLKHCQDSPILLYYKGNAELNTSKVLSIVGTRRATEYGKKICEQMVETLAPYDVLIVSGLAHGIDGCAHKAALANNLDTVGVFAHGLDRVYPAAHKNLAKKILSSGALLTEFPSGTNPDREHFPSRNRIVAGMADAVLVVESAKGGGSLITADIANTYNRDVFAVPGRVGDEFSEGCNFLIRNNKAALVQSAQDILYLMGWEENPAKKIPKQTAMFKNLSKEEEHIFTILKEKGSVGIDDICFNTQMPMSKVSALLLHLEFSGMVKSLPGKMYEIN
- a CDS encoding exopolyphosphatase; the protein is MRIAIIDLGTNTFNLLIAEIFPDGHKRIFNTKVSVKLGEGAINKGFIAAVPFQRGIIALIEYKKIILEHRVEKIISIATSAIRSASNGKEFIQEAKKNAGIDIEMISGDREAELIYYGTRKALNIGNSNALIMDIGGGSTEFIIANNEKIVWKKSFLLGAARLLEKFSPSEPISKKEILELENYLRAELFDLEMALKKFPVAELIGSSGVFDTFAEMCVLQFHPKILLHEHTEYIFDLNEFEKIHQQIIRSTKEERHCTPGLIEMRVDMVVISSIFVNLILKNFFLKKMRLSAYALKEGVLWEILHTKTL
- a CDS encoding ABC transporter permease; its protein translation is MNKILLIIQREYLTRVKKKSFIIMTLLGPILTAGVFIVPVLLASQKQEKQKIEVIDDSFLFVDNIQGNDNINFDYPPVSIEQARQGFYNTNYAAILYIPKDVIDGHVPVSLFYKKEPGTGTEDYIKSSIDKTIFSLKLRKNNINQDEIENAKTSVDLLTIQQSESGKAVKTNTGLFMGIGYAAGMLIYFFIFLYGVQVMSGVVEEKTSRIIEVIISSVKPFQLMMGKIIGVALVGLTQFILWVVLSFGIYSYAQSTVLSKINQDYQTETQQQQQVFKKGSDLKTIAANKTHLPNQLNSILDGLDSINITDIVLCFLFYFLGGYLLYSALFAAVGAAIDSEADKQQFMMPITLPLIFSIVMASTVVQNPNSSISFWLSMIPFTSPIIMMVRLPFGVPMWQVGLSMTCLVAGFIFTTWLAGRIYRIGILMYGKKITYGELWKWLFYKG